The genomic segment aaaacagccctactagaaagaagctaaatattcttagacaaagtcaaaTTAACTCAAGCAAAGTAAACCTGCCAAAATAATAAGCCAAATCCACTTCACTAGATCATTTAAAACTCTTAAAGAGCCGCCACCGAAAGATGATTCTACATCTTAAAACGAGACAAATTAAAATCTAAGGAAGTCTTGCTCATTACAAACACTCCCAGGTCAGTTCCTTAAATAAGAGTTACTTGTATTTCGTATTTCATTCTCTTAATGAGCTGACTTTAAGACTTGTTACCTTAAtctaatattaataattagtaaaaaaaaaaacaaatacacaatgaCACATGACTTCTTTAAATCACgtatataaaaatatttgaataacaTAATCAACTATGGATGAAATGCAGAAGGGCATGAATTCAAACTGAGCCTACAAAGTGAAATTCATCAAGGATAGAGTGAAATAGTCAATGCTTAGATGAAATCTTGCATGGTCAAAAAGTGAGGTCTCAAGTTTCATACAAGCTCGCTTTTGGGGTAATTAAGAAATAAATCTTAGGCTGACCTGACATTTGCGAGAGGTGAAGGAGagacaaatacaagaaaaaggACCATCATTCCAAGAAAATCTGACATACATGCTATGTTGGTGTGTTGATGTCCGGTCACAAGATGGTTGGCCAGATATTTACCCCATTTATCAAGAAGACATGACATTGCAGTAGGTTTTTTTGACTGCTAACTTCTGAGAATAGCATGTGGCAATGTATGGGACATGGCTGGGGCTGTGAAGCCCACGTGGGGCATGGCAGGAGCTATGAAGCCCTTGTGGGACATAGATGGATCTAAAAAGCCCTTATGGAACATAGTGTGAGCTATCTAGCTTGCGTGGGACATGGATAGAGATATGAAGCCCGTATTTCATGAACTAGAAGAATCTAATGGTGGAGGAGGCGGATACCATCCTCACAAAAAGTATATCTTGTGTGATATTCTTTGTCCTAATCAGTCGTCTGCAGGCGGCTCGCTGCTTTGGATTCTGAGAAAGATGAATAAAGCTTTCAGTACTCAATTTGTTGGTCTCCTGGGTCCAGTCtctgaagaaagacaaacaagctttaaaacaccACTTAGAACTTAAAAAGGACAGTTAgatttagagtttaaaatgttgatgtctTTGTTGGGCCGGTCACAGGCAAAAACTGACCCTGCCTATTTTCcggatttattaaaaaaaaggacacgaCAAGAGCcgaaaatcagggagaaagggagagaggggaatTACATGCGGGAAGGGAGACATAGGTCAGACTTGGAGGGCATACATGGGGCAcccgcactaaccactaggccaccagcactccaataaagcatttttattgaatgaacatttatgtttgTCCTTCAGGCAGAATGGAaatcctctccttcctcactcccaatgatgaccaaaacaaaaagatatactgtccacaatatcaattcactgagagtctgcttctACACGTCCATTTTAAATGCACCATCAAGGATGGGAGCCACGGTTTAAAAGGAGGATTAGTGTCCCAGAGGTGGATGTCCTAACCTACCTGGTTCATTCCTCCTGCTGATCCAGCTGAGCATTGTTCTGATATCTGACTACACTTTCTCCTGGACTACATAGTTTAATACTTGATCCTTGTTTTAGTGAATGGTACCTGAGTCCAGCTGAGTACATCAGGGATGATGTCATGgtagtatactgaacatttggTCCAGTGATCTTGGCTGAACACTGGTGAGCACATTTATTatgaagactgcagacaaagCTCTTCAAAGCTCTGAAATTGTTTCTCAGAGAAAGATGAGATTTAGCAGCCAACCACAGTGAGGCCCAGTTTTTGATTGAAATTATTTTGGGGGCATTTTTCCCTCCATATgacaggacagctgaggagagatgAGAAATGTGGGGAGTGTCACAACCTGGCTCAACATAGCAGTGACAATAGAGACTAACTCCAACCAAAGCACAAACAAATGTTAACAGCAGTaagcaggagagaagagaaCGAGTAGATTGAGCAGGTCTGCTTTGTAGACTCCCAAACCAGCCAGCTCAGGTGTGCTGCATTAGAGTCCTCCCTGACTCCACCCACAGCTACCTGCAACCAGGAGAACACAGCCAGcaaagggaaacaaacaggaagaggccAACCTTGAGGCCGTCACAAGAGTCtaaaatgagtgagaagctcgagtcctgctgactttgttgttgttagcGCCGTGTTTACATGAGAGGTCAGCTGAGGAGAGAAACGTCTCAGAAACACATCAGCAGAGAAACTAAGTGAATTGAGGAAAAGTAGATATTTTTCACAGCAGGTATAAAACATTTTGCAGCAAGTGAAATATATTTGAGTccctgaaaatgttcatgttttttaaagtgtttttttgtttcatgaaatacttttgCATGTAGTGAAAAGTTTTTCTCAACCATGAAAAATTTGcacagttgaccttcagggccaccgtaatTTTTTCCCAAAATGAGGTGAATTGTTCCAATTTGACAAAAGCAGTTGATTACATAGCGCTGAAAAGAGAGCAGCTTCTCTCTGAAGTCTGAAGCGCTGTCCTGCACCTCAAACACAGTCCATTCAGCTACATCATTCGCCGGCACCAGCTAACGCTGGCTTTAAACTCAGTGGCGGGAATTTTAAGCTCTCTGGCAATTTCCAATGCTTTGATATGAATGATGGCCCGAGTAATTGGCAGTCCCTCGTCTCGTTTTtcaatcacacactcacatatgaTCAATCTCATGGAAGCGACCGGCTTTGGGACTACAGAAAGCTTTTCTCTGACTGTTTGTAGTTTTAAGACGGTCATTTTGGGCTCGCCATTTCCTTACATTACATTCTCCGACACCATATTTTTACGCTGCTTGGCAGTTGTTTGACGATTCTGCCAGGTGTATCACCATCATCTTAAAATTAGCATCAAAACTTCTCTTCATCTGTCTGTTCACTTGCCCCACTTTTGAGCAGCTTTGTTCCGGACAGTCACTGAGTCTCTCCATCATCACGCggtcattgtttttattgacagCTCCTCCAGTCATGAGGGGCACATTTGGCGCCACCTGCTGTTGTGGATGTATattgctgtttaaatgtctagACCCCGAATATAGTACGACCCCTCTTTTTCGGATATTTCAGAGATTTGTTTATATTCGGGTCAATACGGTATTTAAATTGATTTCTCATTTAGTGAATGTAGTTAATATCTACTGTCCCGTTATAGCCTTTAGTTTCACATGAATTCACTCTTTTGATGCTGTTTTCCTGGTAAGGattgttcttcttgtttttttacttgttgATTATGTGATGCCTCTAGAGGCCAGTACAAATGCTGCATGCCTTCACCAGTGCACACCTGGGGTGACTGCAGCAATAATGACTCTCTTTGTCTCATTGGCTGAATCTCGATGTCCTCCCTAAACCCTGACCCCTGAGCCCTTACTTTTCTCACTTAGCCATGGTGCTTATAAAAAGGTCTACTCACTATgcctataaataaatgtattctgGGCCAGTGTGTCTCTGCACTCTGaagaaggtgttagctgatacACAGTGTATTTGAATCACCCCGGCGCCAGGATCACGTAACTGAGGGGGCAAATCTTTTATAGGCTTTCATACAACAGAAGGCAATCATTATGTTATTTCTGCATTCTTTCATCCTGGGGCCGGGAAaatagttgtgtttttatgagaTGCGAACAATTCCCCGCCTTACCTAAGTTACCAAGGCTGAAATCACGGGGGAGGGAGGACAGGTGGGTCCGGACCCCCCCAATACTCGAAAAATAGAgaattgccccccccccccccagtattCATGTCATTATGAACATGTCATTTTGAGTGACATAATAATATGCATTGAAAACACTTGtgctaaataaatacacaaaaaatgtgttctttacatttttaaagattagGTCCCTGGCTTTTCTAAATGTTCAAGATCTAAAGTTTTGCATCCTCCACACCTCTCCCGGCCTGGTAGGTAAGCTGAAGAGGATCGCAGGTTACCCTCCACTGTTGAGAGAAAAAGGTTCTTTACCATTTTTCAAAGGTATTCATAATTAATGAGGTAAGTGCAACCAGTCTAAAGTTATTTAGTTTCCTCGGACCAGTGATTTTTGGAATAGGCACCACTGTGGAAGATTTCCAGATGGCAGGAATAAAGTGACAGTCCAATGACAACTGGAAGATGTGCTGGAGAACACTGCTAAGCTGGTCAGCACAATAACGTAATGTGCGTCCATAAACTTGATCTGGACCGGGGGCCTTTctcatgttaatgttttttaagaTGATCTCTAAAACGTTCTTTAGAGATGACAATATTGCCTTCCAAAAGGACAGATTCTTTGAGTTATAGATTTCAATTCTTGAGCTAGATCTAAAGAAAGGAATCAAACTCCATCTTGTGATATCCTCCTCAGTTGTAGGATAGAATTTGGGTTTTTCAGATATTGATCTTTAGAGATGTAaggattcactcaactcacaatACTGGGTTCACGATACGATTttcacatgatttttttttccaaaataagaCTGAAGACAAATTATGACTGAAAAAAATTCCATAATTTTTTGGTGAAAACACCAATGCTCCTCCTAATCTCTTTGGCTCTTCAAACccgcttgtcagtgtggtttggccttttaatgttatttttctctcaacaaggggatgtgattggagcttctcatcGTGGTattgattaaatgctgcatcatgttggttgtgctatttgtgtagttctctgtcttctttcaatacttgcacacagtttttgtcctgtctgttatcttctcacctgcTTCTTTatctgtcttggggaagccaaaatgcttccacaacTCCGAATTAAAAGACagtggtgcgtcctcaatttcaaaatcgGCCCAACCATTGTAACCGCTGGCCCAGGAATATTACTTTTGATTCAGAAAATAACAATCgacaatttactcttgaaccattctgatgcaaaagtaattaaaaacaacttttatttaattcattaaGCTCtaattatataaaatatttagtattttctcatttatttgtatttatttgcttatgtttattcaccatgcaggTAACTGTAGGAGTCTATTTAATCTaattgatattaatatgaggctgtgatagagctggaattgtGAGTGTGATCATGTCTCAGAGACTCCTCATCCTTAGAtttttactttaggagctcacataagggctaagatgctttgtgaataacttctTCACCAGGATCTAGTATTTAATCTAAGTAGAGATTTAGCTTCTGTCACTCTCGACTCTTccgttgattttcttttttgaatgcTTTTTAGCTCGGCTTTTTGTCGGGaactgatggttttaaaaccattttatcAAACGTGTTTTTTATTAGAGAAAACCTGTTCTAAAATCTGAGAGCGAGTGTACAATTCAAGTGTAGCGAGCTCGCTCGCgggagtgacagcagtgaagctgtTGGCTGTCTTTCAACTGTTACACACATGCTTATGCTAcgttgatgctgtagcagttaTTAATGAGAAGTTCTCAAAATAATTACTGACAAAACACCTGTATTAAAGGAAGCGCTGTGAAATGTGAATGTGTTActatctttttcttcttcaggcaGTATTTTAAGTGCTTGggccagctgaacgtgcaatcCGCTGAcccggactctgtcaatcattcgcCCGGGCCAGCAGTCCAGTTAAAATGTTGAGCCCTGCTGTTTCTTTTAATGATAGTAATCAATATAACAACTGAACAATTTGAGCTGTACATTGAACTAAACATCAGAACATTTCTTTTTatgacaatgtgtgtgtttgagcgtgTCCATGCGTGTGTGCAcacgtgtctgtgtgtatgtgcgtgcatCGCCGCGGAACTCCAATGCGTGCGattcagagagcagaggagaattgtaAACGCGCGACcatatagagacagaaatgacaagCCGTcgtgtaaataagataaataacataaggctatttagtttgtttaataaaaggagGAGGTATAGACCTGTTCTATAGGAAAGGTATCCTTCACTTGTCCTTAAAAAGGGTGGAAACTCTCCCTCAACCTCACATATTAgccctcacacaaacacaataaaaaaggCATTATCTGCTCTCTATGATCATCTGagtgtttacattgtgtttaaTAAATCGTCATATTTTCTATCAGTCAACGATCAGTTTAGTTCTAAAGACATGTCTTCACAGGGGGACGAAGAGGACTCATGTTATAGAGGAGCAGCCGTCCTGTGCTGAGTGTCAGGACGTCCTGAAGGATCCCATCTCTACCAGCTGTGGACACTGGTTCTGCAGACAGTGCAtcacctcatactgggaccagtctGGTTCACCAGGAGACTCGTCCTGTTCTCAGTGTGTAAAAAGATCCAGAACAGGACCTggactgcagccagtcagtcagaGCCGCACTGAACAAAGTAAGACTGTACACCTTTCTGCTTCTGTGATCTCCTCCTAAAACAGGACTTTTATTggtaaatgtaaaaagaatagaaattaaaacaattttttacTTCTCTTACaataatatttgaaaataataagCAGATTCtatcattctctctctttcagtagatagaggtctgcaggaggttttAGATGAACATAAGGTCAGTCTGAGGAtgagatgtgaacatgtgactgaaggaagtgatgaaacaggaagtagaaccctcctcaacaggatctacactgagctctacatcacagagggacagagtgaagaggtgaacacccaacatgaggtgagacagattgagacagactctaaaaagaagaccctccatgagactccaatcaagtgccaggacatctttaaagccttacccgaccaacagaaacaaaagacccacatcagagtggttctgacaaacggcgtcgctggtgttggaaaaaccttctcagtgcagaagttcactctggactgggcagagggctcagagaaccaagacatcagtctggtgatcctgctttctttcagggagctgaacttgatcagagataagcggtacagtcttcttgagctgctccatgttttccatccaacattacagaaggtcacagcagagacgctcgctgtctgtaaactgttgttcatctttgatggcctggatgaaagcagactgtcattggacttcaaaaacagggaggttgtgtctgatgtcactCAGAATTCATCATTAAACCCACTGTTcacaaacctcatcaaggggaatctgctcccTTCCgctctcatctggataacttctcgacctgcagcagccaatcacatcCCTCATTCATGTGTTGACAGGATTACAGAAGTACGAGGCTTCACTGATGCCCAGAaagaggagtacttcaggaggaggttcagtgatgatgaagatctgtccagcagaatcatctcacacgtcaagacatccaggagcctccGCATTatgtgtctgatcccggtcttctgctggatcactgccgcagttctggagcacatgatgaccacagagcagagaggagagctgcccaagaccctgactgacctgtactcacacttcctgctggtccagacaaagagaaagaagcacAAGTATGATGAGGGACGTGAGATGAGTCCACATGAGCTGATTGAGGCCGAcagggaagttcttctgaagctggggaggctggcgtttgaacatctggagcAAGGAAACATCATATTCTACCAAGAAGACCTGGAGCGGTGTGgtctggatgtcacagaggcctcagtgtactcaggagtttgcACTGAGATCTTCAAAAGAGAGTGTGTGATcctccagaaaacagtctactgctttgttcatctgagtgttcaggagtttctggctgcagtctacatgttccGCTGTTTCACCAACAGGAACACAACAGTTCTGAAGGCTTTTCTGGGAGAAACATCTGTAGATTCAACTCTTGATGTTCTCCTAAATGAAGCAatggagaaatccctgaaaagtcAGAACGGTCAtctggacctgtttgttcgcttccttcatggTCTCTCTCTGAAGTCAAACCAGAGAATCTTAGGAGGCCTTCTGAGTCAGACAGATAACATTCCAGAAATGAGCCAGAGAgtcatcaacaacctgaagAAGATGAACAGTTATGAAATCTCTCCAGACAGAAGCATCAATATCTTCCACTGTCTGATGGAGATGAACGACCTCTTagtccatcaggagatccaagagttACTGAAGTCAAAGAACAGATCAGAGAAGGAACTCTCTGAGATCCAgtgctctgctctggcctacatgctgcagatgtccGAGGAGGTTCTGGATGACTTGGACCTGAAGAAGTACACCACATCAGACCAGGGACGACggagactgattccagctgtgaggaactgcaggaaggctaagtaagtccagatgtgatgAGCATtataaatcagtgtcatgtactaatttacttgtttatttttcctca from the Labrus bergylta chromosome 4, fLabBer1.1, whole genome shotgun sequence genome contains:
- the LOC109993909 gene encoding NACHT, LRR and PYD domains-containing protein 12 isoform X3, with protein sequence MQEQRPDSPGPSCVSMKSDQSKLLPIFFKDGRPADGRGTKRTHVIEEQPSCAECQDVLKDPISTSCGHWFCRQCITSYWDQSGSPGDSSCSQCVKRSRTGPGLQPVSQSRTEQIDRGLQEVLDEHKVSLRMRCEHVTEGSDETGSRTLLNRIYTELYITEGQSEEVNTQHEVRQIETDSKKKTLHETPIKCQDIFKALPDQQKQKTHIRVVLTNGVAGVGKTFSVQKFTLDWAEGSENQDISLVILLSFRELNLIRDKRYSLLELLHVFHPTLQKVTAETLAVCKLLFIFDGLDESRLSLDFKNREVVSDVTQNSSLNPLFTNLIKGNLLPSALIWITSRPAAANHIPHSCVDRITEVRGFTDAQKEEYFRRRFSDDEDLSSRIISHVKTSRSLRIMCLIPVFCWITAAVLEHMMTTEQRGELPKTLTDLYSHFLLVQTKRKKHKYDEGREMSPHELIEADREVLLKLGRLAFEHLEQGNIIFYQEDLERCGLDVTEASVYSGVCTEIFKRECVILQKTVYCFVHLSVQEFLAAVYMFRCFTNRNTTVLKAFLGETSVDSTLDVLLNEAMEKSLKSQNGHLDLFVRFLHGLSLKSNQRILGGLLSQTDNIPEMSQRVINNLKKMNSYEISPDRSINIFHCLMEMNDLLVHQEIQELLKSKNRSEKELSEIQCSALAYMLQMSEEVLDDLDLKKYTTSDQGRRRLIPAVRNCRKAKLSDCDLSETHFDVVASALKSNPSHLRELDLSLIKLEDSGVKLSAGLQSPNCRLESLRLRECSLSESSCSSLASALKSNPSHLRELDLSDNKLQDSGLKLLCDYLQSPNCRLETLRLSVCSISEISCSSLASALKSNPSHLRELDLCVNELQDSGVKLLCDYLQSPNCRLETLRLRWCSLSEISCSSLASALKSNPSHFRELDLSINNLQDAGVKLLCDYLQSPNCRLETLRLSDCSLSEISCSYLASALKSNPSHLRELDLSENKLQDLGVKLLCDYFQSPNCRLQTLRLSLCSLSEISCSSLASALKSNPSHLRELYLNYNKLQDSGVKLLCDLKKNPNYRLQTLSWADDL
- the LOC109993909 gene encoding NACHT, LRR and PYD domains-containing protein 12 isoform X1, translated to MNQCEDTEEGVPPSKTSLCEEHEALRMQEQRPDSPGPSCVSMKSDQSKLLPIFFKDGRPADGRGTKRTHVIEEQPSCAECQDVLKDPISTSCGHWFCRQCITSYWDQSGSPGDSSCSQCVKRSRTGPGLQPVSQSRTEQIDRGLQEVLDEHKVSLRMRCEHVTEGSDETGSRTLLNRIYTELYITEGQSEEVNTQHEVRQIETDSKKKTLHETPIKCQDIFKALPDQQKQKTHIRVVLTNGVAGVGKTFSVQKFTLDWAEGSENQDISLVILLSFRELNLIRDKRYSLLELLHVFHPTLQKVTAETLAVCKLLFIFDGLDESRLSLDFKNREVVSDVTQNSSLNPLFTNLIKGNLLPSALIWITSRPAAANHIPHSCVDRITEVRGFTDAQKEEYFRRRFSDDEDLSSRIISHVKTSRSLRIMCLIPVFCWITAAVLEHMMTTEQRGELPKTLTDLYSHFLLVQTKRKKHKYDEGREMSPHELIEADREVLLKLGRLAFEHLEQGNIIFYQEDLERCGLDVTEASVYSGVCTEIFKRECVILQKTVYCFVHLSVQEFLAAVYMFRCFTNRNTTVLKAFLGETSVDSTLDVLLNEAMEKSLKSQNGHLDLFVRFLHGLSLKSNQRILGGLLSQTDNIPEMSQRVINNLKKMNSYEISPDRSINIFHCLMEMNDLLVHQEIQELLKSKNRSEKELSEIQCSALAYMLQMSEEVLDDLDLKKYTTSDQGRRRLIPAVRNCRKAKLSDCDLSETHFDVVASALKSNPSHLRELDLSLIKLEDSGVKLSAGLQSPNCRLESLRLRECSLSESSCSSLASALKSNPSHLRELDLSDNKLQDSGLKLLCDYLQSPNCRLETLRLSVCSISEISCSSLASALKSNPSHLRELDLCVNELQDSGVKLLCDYLQSPNCRLETLRLRWCSLSEISCSSLASALKSNPSHFRELDLSINNLQDAGVKLLCDYLQSPNCRLETLRLSDCSLSEISCSYLASALKSNPSHLRELDLSENKLQDLGVKLLCDYFQSPNCRLQTLRLSLCSLSEISCSSLASALKSNPSHLRELYLNYNKLQDSGVKLLCDLKKNPNYRLQTLSWADDL
- the LOC109993909 gene encoding NACHT, LRR and PYD domains-containing protein 12 isoform X4 translates to MNQCEDTEEGVPPSKTSLCEEHEALRMQEQRPDSPGPSCVSMKSDQSKLLPIFFKDGRPADGRGTKRTHVIEEQPSCAECQDVLKDPISTSCGHWFCRQCITSYWDQSGSPGDSSCSQCVKRSRTGPGLQPVSQSRTEQIDRGLQEVLDEHKVSLRMRCEHVTEGSDETGSRTLLNRIYTELYITEGQSEEVNTQHEVRQIETDSKKKTLHETPIKCQDIFKALPDQQKQKTHIRVVLTNGVAGVGKTFSVQKFTLDWAEGSENQDISLVILLSFRELNLIRDKRYSLLELLHVFHPTLQKVTAETLAVCKLLFIFDGLDESRLSLDFKNREVVSDVTQNSSLNPLFTNLIKGNLLPSALIWITSRPAAANHIPHSCVDRITEVRGFTDAQKEEYFRRRFSDDEDLSSRIISHVKTSRSLRIMCLIPVFCWITAAVLEHMMTTEQRGELPKTLTDLYSHFLLVQTKRKKHKYDEGREMSPHELIEADREVLLKLGRLAFEHLEQGNIIFYQEDLERCGLDVTEASVYSGVCTEIFKRECVILQKTVYCFVHLSVQEFLAAVYMFRCFTNRNTTVLKAFLGETSVDSTLDVLLNEAMEKSLKSQNGHLDLFVRFLHGLSLKSNQRILGGLLSQTDNIPEMSQRVINNLKKMNSYEISPDRSINIFHCLMEMNDLLVHQEIQELLKSKNRSEKELSEIQCSALAYMLQMSEEVLDDLDLKKYTTSDQGRRRLIPAVRNCRKAKLSDCDLSETHFDVVASALKSNPSHLRELDLSLIKLEDSGVKLSAGLQSPNCRLESLRLRECSLSESSCSSLASALKSNPSHLRELDLSDNKLQDSGLKLLCDYLQSPNCRLETLRLSVCSISEISCSSLASALKSNPSHLRELDLCVNELQDSGVKLLCDYLQSPNCRLETLRLRWCSLSEISCSSLASALKSNPSHFRELDLSINNLQDAGVKLLCDYLQSPNCRLETLRLSLCSLSEISCSSLASALKSNPSHLRELYLNYNKLQDSGVKLLCDLKKNPNYRLQTLSWADDL
- the LOC109993909 gene encoding NACHT, LRR and PYD domains-containing protein 12 isoform X2; translated protein: MNQCEDTEEGVPPSKTSLCEEHEALRMQEQRPDSPGPSCVSMKSDQSKLLPIFFKDGRPADGRGTKRTHVIEEQPSCAECQDVLKDPISTSCGHWFCRQCITSYWDQSGSPGDSSCSQCVKRSRTGPGLQPVSQSRTEQNRGLQEVLDEHKVSLRMRCEHVTEGSDETGSRTLLNRIYTELYITEGQSEEVNTQHEVRQIETDSKKKTLHETPIKCQDIFKALPDQQKQKTHIRVVLTNGVAGVGKTFSVQKFTLDWAEGSENQDISLVILLSFRELNLIRDKRYSLLELLHVFHPTLQKVTAETLAVCKLLFIFDGLDESRLSLDFKNREVVSDVTQNSSLNPLFTNLIKGNLLPSALIWITSRPAAANHIPHSCVDRITEVRGFTDAQKEEYFRRRFSDDEDLSSRIISHVKTSRSLRIMCLIPVFCWITAAVLEHMMTTEQRGELPKTLTDLYSHFLLVQTKRKKHKYDEGREMSPHELIEADREVLLKLGRLAFEHLEQGNIIFYQEDLERCGLDVTEASVYSGVCTEIFKRECVILQKTVYCFVHLSVQEFLAAVYMFRCFTNRNTTVLKAFLGETSVDSTLDVLLNEAMEKSLKSQNGHLDLFVRFLHGLSLKSNQRILGGLLSQTDNIPEMSQRVINNLKKMNSYEISPDRSINIFHCLMEMNDLLVHQEIQELLKSKNRSEKELSEIQCSALAYMLQMSEEVLDDLDLKKYTTSDQGRRRLIPAVRNCRKAKLSDCDLSETHFDVVASALKSNPSHLRELDLSLIKLEDSGVKLSAGLQSPNCRLESLRLRECSLSESSCSSLASALKSNPSHLRELDLSDNKLQDSGLKLLCDYLQSPNCRLETLRLSVCSISEISCSSLASALKSNPSHLRELDLCVNELQDSGVKLLCDYLQSPNCRLETLRLRWCSLSEISCSSLASALKSNPSHFRELDLSINNLQDAGVKLLCDYLQSPNCRLETLRLSDCSLSEISCSYLASALKSNPSHLRELDLSENKLQDLGVKLLCDYFQSPNCRLQTLRLSLCSLSEISCSSLASALKSNPSHLRELYLNYNKLQDSGVKLLCDLKKNPNYRLQTLSWADDL